One region of Microbacterium sufflavum genomic DNA includes:
- a CDS encoding amidohydrolase, with the protein MTDAVAIVGGRVVTGLGEEIESGTVLLSDGRIEAVGTGLAVPEGARVIDAAGCWVLPGLIDPHSHIGAHEEANGPAGFDGSEVSSPVTAGVRAVDAVNIEDIAFRDALAGGITAVVVKPGSGNPIGGQSVAIKTAGGRSVDEQVIRAALGMKSALGENPKQAYGERKQLPSTRLGIALVIRQALRDAQDYAVRRDKARADGTPFAVDLGKQALTEALDGTLTWEQHAHRHDDIATALRIADEFGLRLVLNHGTEAHKLAGILAARDVPVIYGPILSSRSKVEVREADPANLAALAAAGVRVALTTDHPVVPIGLLAMQAAVAVRAGLPRETALAAMTSTAAAIAGIDDRVGALEPGRDADVVLWTGDPLDVASTVREVLIDGRTVYSAPSAAQEGNG; encoded by the coding sequence ATGACGGATGCCGTCGCGATCGTGGGAGGGCGGGTCGTCACGGGCCTGGGCGAGGAGATCGAGAGCGGCACCGTGCTGCTGTCCGACGGGCGCATCGAGGCCGTCGGCACAGGGCTCGCCGTGCCCGAGGGCGCCCGGGTGATCGACGCCGCCGGATGCTGGGTGCTGCCCGGCCTCATCGACCCGCACAGCCACATCGGCGCGCACGAGGAGGCCAACGGCCCCGCCGGGTTCGACGGCAGCGAGGTCTCGTCGCCGGTCACCGCCGGCGTGCGGGCCGTCGACGCCGTCAACATCGAGGACATCGCCTTCCGCGACGCGCTCGCCGGTGGCATCACCGCCGTGGTCGTGAAGCCGGGATCGGGCAACCCGATCGGCGGGCAGAGCGTCGCCATCAAGACGGCGGGAGGGCGCTCGGTCGACGAGCAGGTGATCCGCGCGGCGCTCGGCATGAAGTCGGCGCTCGGCGAGAACCCCAAGCAGGCCTACGGGGAGCGCAAGCAGCTGCCATCGACCCGGCTCGGCATCGCCCTCGTCATCCGTCAGGCGCTGCGCGACGCGCAGGACTACGCGGTCCGGCGTGACAAGGCCCGCGCCGACGGCACGCCGTTCGCCGTGGACCTCGGAAAGCAGGCGCTCACGGAAGCCCTCGACGGCACGCTCACGTGGGAGCAGCACGCGCACCGGCACGACGACATCGCCACGGCGCTGCGCATCGCCGACGAGTTCGGGCTGCGCCTCGTCCTCAATCACGGCACCGAGGCGCACAAGCTCGCCGGCATCCTCGCCGCGCGCGACGTGCCCGTGATCTACGGACCCATCCTGTCGAGCCGCTCCAAGGTGGAGGTACGCGAAGCCGATCCCGCGAACCTCGCCGCGCTCGCCGCGGCGGGTGTGCGCGTGGCGCTCACCACCGACCACCCGGTCGTGCCCATCGGCCTGCTCGCGATGCAGGCGGCCGTGGCCGTGCGGGCCGGGCTGCCGAGGGAGACCGCGCTCGCGGCGATGACCTCGACGGCCGCGGCCATCGCCGGCATCGACGACCGGGTCGGCGCGCTGGAGCCCGGCCGCGACGCGGATGTGGTTCTGTGGACCGGAGACCCGCTCGACGTCGCCTCGACCGTGCGGGAGGTGCTCATCGACGGGCGCACGGTGTACTCGGCGCCATCCGCGGCGCAGGAGGGGAACGGATGA
- a CDS encoding M20 metallopeptidase family protein yields MTLHDDAARLQPELVELRRRLHRIPEPGFDLPLTQRAVLDAIDGLGLEITTGSDLSSVTAVLRGATDGPSVLLRGDMDALAIVEETGLEYASANGAMHACGHDLHVAGLVGAARLLAGRRDRIAGSVVFMFQPGEEAGGGAPLMIRDGVLDAAGTRVEAAYGIHVGPGARGTFQLKSGTIMAGANVLRVRVHGRGGHGSRPQQAVDPVPVVAELILALQSWVTRRIDVFDPVVLSVTTLYAGEITNVIPEDAGFAATLRTLSEASIAQAQAELPPLIERIAAAHGCTADVEVIVGYPVTVNTAEETAAAAAVLRAEFGEDRVDEIDAPWMASEDFSFVLREVPGTFLFLCATPPDVDQDDIPMNHSPHARFDDAVLGDQAAALAALAWRHVGVGDA; encoded by the coding sequence ATGACGCTGCACGACGACGCCGCACGCCTGCAGCCGGAGCTGGTGGAGCTGCGCCGTCGTCTGCACCGCATCCCCGAGCCCGGGTTCGACCTGCCGCTGACGCAGCGCGCCGTGCTCGACGCGATCGACGGCCTTGGCCTGGAGATCACGACCGGATCGGACCTCAGCTCGGTCACGGCCGTGCTGCGCGGCGCGACCGACGGCCCGTCCGTGCTCCTGCGCGGAGACATGGACGCGCTCGCCATCGTCGAGGAGACCGGCCTCGAGTACGCGTCGGCGAACGGGGCGATGCACGCGTGCGGGCACGACCTGCACGTGGCCGGACTCGTGGGGGCCGCACGCCTGCTCGCCGGGCGGCGCGACCGCATCGCCGGCTCCGTCGTCTTCATGTTCCAGCCCGGCGAGGAAGCGGGCGGCGGGGCTCCGCTCATGATCCGCGACGGCGTGCTCGACGCCGCGGGCACGCGGGTCGAGGCCGCCTACGGCATCCACGTGGGTCCGGGCGCGCGCGGCACGTTCCAGCTGAAGTCCGGCACGATCATGGCGGGCGCCAACGTGCTGCGGGTGCGCGTGCACGGGAGGGGAGGGCACGGGTCGAGGCCGCAGCAGGCCGTGGATCCCGTGCCCGTGGTGGCCGAGCTGATCCTCGCCCTGCAGTCCTGGGTCACGCGCCGCATCGACGTGTTCGATCCCGTGGTGCTGTCGGTCACGACGCTGTACGCGGGGGAGATCACGAATGTGATCCCCGAGGACGCGGGCTTCGCGGCGACCCTGCGCACGCTGTCCGAGGCGTCGATCGCGCAGGCGCAGGCCGAGCTGCCGCCGCTGATCGAGCGCATCGCCGCGGCGCACGGCTGCACGGCCGACGTCGAGGTGATCGTCGGCTATCCGGTCACGGTCAACACGGCCGAGGAGACGGCGGCGGCGGCAGCGGTGCTCCGCGCCGAGTTCGGCGAGGACCGCGTGGACGAGATCGATGCGCCCTGGATGGCGTCGGAGGACTTCTCGTTCGTGCTCAGGGAGGTGCCAGGCACGTTCCTGTTCCTGTGCGCGACCCCGCCGGATGTGGACCAGGACGACATCCCGATGAACCACTCGCCGCATGCGCGGTTCGACGACGCGGTGCTGGGCGATCAGGCCGCGGCTCTCGCGGCGCTCGCCTGGCGCCACGTCGGAGTCGGCGACGCCTAG